In the Treponema sp. J25 genome, one interval contains:
- a CDS encoding long-chain fatty acid--CoA ligase, which translates to MSLQLERTLPLMFKARAEKMPQIVAQYAKDEKGVFQPKTYAEMYEEVCEIASGLLEIGVQRGDHVGLISDNRQEWLVTDFAILSLGAADVPRGCDSTDAEIAYILSFSDCKVSFAENQKQVEKILVKKEGIPLLTILITYDRVSEETIQAAKTKGVRLYHYSEIRSIGKERRKNKPGEIEAEMEKGQRDDLATIIYTSGTTGEPKGVMLSHGNFLHQLPSLPLIVDLRPGQVWLSVLPVWHSFERIMQYVAPCFNTAIAYSKPVGSIMLADFQAVRPHWMASVPRIWESVRDGIYRNIKQQGGIKKHLFDFFVAVGTAHAYMRNLTFGLLPNFHGRIRALDTLIGVIPWLLLTPFKALGNVLVFNKIKAKLGGRFQAGISGGGALPAQVDSFFSAVGILLLEGYGLTETAPVVAVRRSSKPRPGCVGQIILDTEVKVVDEEGRSLPPGHKGLIMVRGGQVMKGYYKKPEATAKVLSPDGWLNTGDLGMLTYDNEIKITGRAKDTIVLRGGENVEPAPIEEKLRESQWIAQCMVVGQDQRYLAALIVPKQDAIMAFAQENNIPIVDYETLLQQPEIYELVANDVADLVSPRNGFKPFERVFKFTLLPKPFEVGRELSHKQELMRHKVVELYAKEIAAMFES; encoded by the coding sequence ATGAGCCTTCAGTTAGAGCGAACCCTGCCCCTCATGTTTAAAGCTCGGGCAGAAAAGATGCCCCAGATTGTTGCCCAGTATGCTAAAGATGAAAAGGGGGTGTTTCAACCTAAAACCTATGCGGAGATGTATGAAGAGGTCTGTGAGATTGCCAGTGGCCTCCTCGAAATAGGGGTTCAACGGGGGGATCATGTAGGACTCATTTCGGATAACCGGCAGGAATGGCTTGTTACCGATTTTGCCATTCTTTCTCTTGGTGCGGCCGACGTACCCCGGGGCTGCGATTCCACAGACGCTGAAATTGCCTATATCCTGAGTTTTTCCGATTGTAAGGTGAGTTTTGCGGAAAATCAAAAACAGGTGGAAAAGATCCTGGTGAAAAAGGAGGGAATTCCGCTCCTCACCATTCTTATCACCTATGATCGAGTTTCAGAAGAAACGATCCAGGCCGCCAAAACAAAGGGTGTTCGGTTATATCATTACAGTGAAATTCGTTCTATAGGAAAAGAGCGACGTAAAAATAAACCCGGTGAGATAGAAGCGGAAATGGAAAAGGGCCAGCGGGACGACCTGGCGACGATTATTTATACCTCTGGTACGACAGGAGAACCTAAGGGGGTCATGCTAAGTCATGGCAATTTCCTCCATCAATTACCAAGCCTTCCGCTCATTGTGGATCTTAGACCTGGGCAGGTGTGGCTATCGGTGTTACCGGTGTGGCACAGCTTTGAACGGATCATGCAGTACGTGGCCCCCTGTTTTAATACGGCCATTGCCTACTCAAAACCGGTGGGCTCCATCATGCTGGCCGATTTTCAAGCGGTACGCCCCCACTGGATGGCTAGTGTCCCTCGAATCTGGGAATCGGTGCGGGACGGTATCTATCGGAATATTAAGCAGCAAGGGGGTATTAAAAAGCATCTCTTTGATTTCTTTGTGGCTGTGGGCACTGCCCACGCCTATATGCGGAACCTTACCTTTGGATTACTCCCTAATTTCCATGGAAGGATTAGAGCCTTAGACACTCTTATCGGTGTTATCCCCTGGCTCCTTTTAACTCCTTTTAAAGCGCTGGGGAATGTCTTAGTTTTTAACAAGATAAAGGCCAAGTTGGGAGGGCGTTTCCAGGCGGGTATTTCAGGAGGTGGCGCCCTTCCGGCCCAGGTAGATAGTTTCTTTAGCGCCGTGGGGATTCTCCTGCTTGAAGGATATGGACTTACAGAAACGGCCCCGGTGGTGGCAGTTCGGCGGTCCAGCAAACCCCGTCCTGGCTGTGTGGGGCAGATCATTCTGGATACGGAAGTAAAAGTTGTAGATGAAGAAGGACGTAGCCTTCCCCCGGGACACAAGGGGCTTATCATGGTGCGGGGTGGTCAGGTTATGAAGGGCTACTATAAGAAACCCGAGGCCACCGCAAAGGTGCTTTCCCCTGATGGGTGGCTTAATACGGGTGACCTGGGGATGCTGACCTACGATAACGAAATTAAGATAACCGGTCGGGCAAAGGACACCATCGTTCTCCGGGGAGGAGAAAACGTAGAACCCGCCCCCATAGAAGAAAAACTGCGGGAAAGCCAATGGATTGCCCAGTGTATGGTGGTTGGGCAGGACCAAAGGTATCTGGCGGCCCTCATTGTTCCCAAACAGGATGCCATCATGGCTTTTGCGCAGGAAAACAATATTCCCATTGTGGATTACGAAACCCTCTTACAACAGCCAGAAATATACGAACTTGTGGCTAACGATGTGGCAGACCTGGTAAGCCCCCGGAATGGGTTTAAACCCTTTGAGCGGGTGTTTAAGTTCACTTTGCTTCCCAAACCCTTTGAGGTAGGGCGAGAACTATCCCATAAACAGGAACTGATGCGTCATAAGGTAGTAGAGCTCTATGCAAAAGAAATAGCTGCCATGTTTGAGTCCTGA
- a CDS encoding aminopeptidase codes for MKQNKTHLPHFREQEPIPEALQKAAQIAISEALKVQQEEKVLIVTNPDHEVSLIARALYDSALDAGGRPVLMYQPVKTQLDFAEELVLAAFQAKPEVFISLSAEKLGKDRQGIAHPYEHEGIQFDHIFHLQMYGEKTCRAFWSPSTTLESFIRTVPIDYSILSRRCAKIKEVLDAAVAVHITAPAGTDITLGLKGRQARLDDGDFSRPGTGGNLPAGETFISPENDTAQGVIVFDGSISLHQGDILIHSPIRCQVERGYITSIEGGEEAALLRETIQLAEYNAYEYEKTGKLAPGNGATYAKNARNIGELGIGLNPAAHISGNMLEDEKAFHTCHFAIGHNYDEDAPALIHLDGLVRDPTIVATMADGKTVTIEIKGELQKEFL; via the coding sequence ATGAAACAGAATAAAACACACCTCCCCCATTTCAGGGAGCAGGAACCTATTCCTGAGGCGCTACAGAAAGCAGCCCAGATTGCAATCAGTGAAGCCCTTAAGGTTCAACAAGAAGAAAAGGTACTAATTGTAACCAATCCAGATCATGAGGTAAGTCTTATTGCCCGGGCCCTGTATGACAGTGCCCTTGATGCGGGGGGACGGCCGGTCCTGATGTATCAACCGGTGAAGACCCAGCTCGATTTTGCGGAAGAACTGGTTCTAGCGGCCTTTCAGGCAAAGCCGGAGGTATTCATCTCTTTAAGCGCAGAGAAACTGGGTAAGGATCGACAGGGCATTGCCCACCCCTACGAACATGAAGGGATCCAGTTTGACCACATTTTTCACCTTCAGATGTATGGGGAAAAAACCTGTCGGGCCTTTTGGTCCCCCAGCACCACCCTCGAGTCCTTTATTCGGACGGTGCCTATCGATTACTCCATACTGAGCCGGCGGTGCGCAAAAATAAAAGAGGTGCTGGATGCGGCGGTGGCTGTGCACATTACCGCCCCCGCAGGCACCGACATTACCCTGGGACTTAAGGGCCGTCAAGCTCGCCTGGACGATGGAGATTTTTCCAGACCAGGAACGGGGGGTAATTTACCCGCCGGGGAGACCTTCATCAGCCCTGAAAACGACACCGCCCAGGGAGTTATCGTCTTTGATGGGTCCATAAGCCTCCATCAAGGGGACATCCTGATTCATAGCCCTATCCGCTGTCAGGTTGAACGGGGCTACATCACCTCTATAGAAGGAGGGGAAGAGGCGGCCCTGCTCCGGGAAACTATTCAACTAGCAGAATACAATGCCTACGAATACGAAAAGACGGGGAAACTTGCACCCGGCAATGGAGCTACCTATGCCAAGAATGCCCGCAACATCGGGGAGCTTGGGATAGGCTTAAATCCAGCGGCCCACATCAGCGGGAACATGCTGGAAGATGAAAAGGCCTTCCATACCTGCCATTTTGCGATCGGCCATAATTATGATGAAGACGCCCCCGCCCTTATCCATCTCGATGGTCTTGTTCGGGATCCGACGATTGTGGCAACCATGGCCGATGGGAAAACTGTTACCATCGAAATAAAGGGAGAACTCCAGAAGGAATTCTTATAA
- a CDS encoding RsmE family RNA methyltransferase, producing MNLVLFSPDELGRPLPRRDPRTIHLCKVLHKKVGDTFDAGVLGGLWGRGRIVAIANDGSLTVELNLDTAPPPKHPLRIGVAFVRPIQLRRLLRELTSLGLSHIDILGSDLGEKSYRDTHLLEDGGAREAMIEGLIQSRDTVFPQVEVFVSLDHWLAMVNKREAPGILRLAPDNVNPALSIGAVPPLQRVVVPNKGADGETISGSTTRKDGLSSGGQLPSGDSVLAYVVIGPERGWSSRERLLLDQSGFIRCSMGERALRTETAALVAASLALEKMGVF from the coding sequence ATGAATTTGGTGCTCTTTTCCCCCGATGAACTTGGTCGTCCCCTACCTCGGCGGGATCCCCGGACTATCCATCTCTGTAAAGTGCTCCATAAAAAGGTAGGCGATACCTTTGATGCGGGGGTCCTTGGTGGCTTGTGGGGAAGGGGCCGGATTGTGGCTATAGCGAATGATGGGAGCCTCACGGTAGAGCTTAACCTTGATACGGCTCCGCCACCTAAACATCCCCTCCGGATAGGGGTGGCCTTTGTTCGGCCCATTCAACTTCGACGCCTTTTGCGGGAATTGACCAGCCTGGGGCTCTCTCATATTGATATCCTTGGCTCCGATTTGGGAGAAAAGTCCTATCGGGACACCCACTTATTAGAAGATGGCGGGGCCCGGGAAGCCATGATAGAGGGCCTTATCCAGAGCCGGGACACGGTGTTTCCTCAGGTAGAGGTATTCGTGTCGCTGGATCACTGGCTTGCTATGGTGAACAAAAGGGAAGCCCCTGGTATTCTTCGTCTTGCTCCCGATAATGTGAATCCGGCGCTCTCCATAGGAGCAGTACCGCCGTTACAGAGGGTGGTAGTTCCCAATAAAGGAGCCGATGGAGAAACCATTTCTGGGTCGACCACAAGAAAAGACGGCTTGTCCTCTGGGGGGCAATTACCCTCGGGGGACTCTGTTCTGGCCTATGTGGTGATTGGCCCTGAGCGGGGCTGGTCGAGCCGGGAGCGATTGTTATTGGATCAATCTGGTTTCATCCGTTGTTCTATGGGGGAGCGGGCCCTGAGAACCGAAACGGCCGCTTTAGTCGCGGCCTCCCTTGCTCTGGAGAAAATGGGCGTTTTTTAG
- a CDS encoding ABC transporter ATP-binding protein — MTDEVILQVKDLKTYFYVDEGIVKAVDGVSFNLRQGETIGLVGESGSGKSVTNLSIMNLVPFPPGKIMGGEVLYRGQDLLKMSPREIRKIRGNKISMIFQDPMTSLNPFLKISTQMVETLRLHQGLSKKDALDKAIEMLKLAGIPSPEKRIDNYPHQFSGGMRQRVMIAMALSCNPDILIADEPTSALDVTIQAQILDLIRELTSRLGTAVIMITHSLGVVAGLCDTVCVMYAGRIVEQGPVDEIFANPKHPYTQGLIRSVPRLDTVAHERLQSIQGQPPNVIDLPECCPFYPRCEFAMEQCKVKYPPAVSVGTEHTASCWLYEENRA, encoded by the coding sequence ATGACCGATGAAGTAATACTACAGGTAAAGGACTTAAAAACCTATTTTTATGTGGATGAAGGTATAGTAAAGGCCGTTGATGGGGTTTCTTTTAATCTGCGGCAGGGAGAAACTATTGGTTTGGTGGGAGAGTCTGGTTCGGGCAAAAGCGTGACCAATCTTTCTATCATGAATTTGGTGCCCTTCCCCCCGGGGAAAATTATGGGGGGAGAGGTTTTGTATCGGGGGCAGGATCTCTTGAAAATGAGTCCCCGGGAAATTCGAAAAATCCGGGGCAATAAGATTTCTATGATTTTCCAGGACCCCATGACAAGCTTAAATCCCTTCTTAAAAATTTCTACCCAGATGGTAGAAACCTTACGGTTGCACCAGGGGCTCTCAAAAAAAGATGCCCTGGATAAGGCTATCGAGATGTTGAAGCTTGCGGGGATCCCTTCGCCAGAAAAACGGATTGATAACTATCCCCACCAGTTTTCGGGAGGGATGCGGCAGCGGGTAATGATAGCCATGGCTCTTTCCTGTAATCCCGATATTCTTATCGCCGATGAGCCTACCAGCGCCCTGGATGTGACTATCCAGGCCCAAATCCTCGACTTAATTCGGGAGTTAACGAGCCGTTTAGGAACGGCGGTTATCATGATTACCCATTCGTTGGGCGTGGTGGCAGGTCTTTGCGATACCGTATGTGTTATGTACGCAGGGCGTATTGTGGAACAGGGCCCGGTGGATGAGATTTTTGCTAATCCTAAACACCCGTATACCCAAGGCCTGATTCGCTCGGTCCCACGGCTTGATACGGTGGCTCATGAACGACTCCAATCTATTCAGGGACAACCCCCTAACGTCATAGACTTGCCGGAATGTTGCCCCTTCTATCCCCGGTGTGAGTTTGCAATGGAACAATGCAAGGTAAAATATCCACCGGCTGTCTCAGTAGGAACAGAGCATACGGCGTCGTGCTGGCTATATGAGGAGAATCGAGCATGA
- a CDS encoding queuosine precursor transporter, translated as MQNSQQKSIPSNTFRYLDLVMAYFVAVLIISNVASSAKIVDLGFSLFGVPMAFDGGTLLFPLSYIFGDILTEVYGFRASRRVIWTGFFCLALASLIFFVLKRLPADATWEGYAGSTAYDAILGGMSSGGIALASLAGYWAGEFSNSAVLSRMKVLMQGKHLWMRTIGSTLVGELVDTTVFVFVASLFNVFGWELFITLVLTNYLFKCGVEILMTPATYKIVAFLKKKEEVDTYDVGVKLNPFSFSQK; from the coding sequence GTGCAAAATTCCCAACAAAAAAGCATCCCTTCCAACACATTTCGGTACCTTGATCTGGTAATGGCCTATTTTGTGGCGGTGCTCATTATTAGCAATGTGGCATCCTCTGCAAAAATCGTAGACCTGGGTTTTTCCCTTTTTGGAGTTCCCATGGCCTTCGATGGAGGAACCCTTCTCTTCCCACTTTCTTACATATTCGGGGATATCTTAACCGAAGTCTATGGATTCCGGGCATCCCGTCGGGTCATCTGGACAGGCTTTTTCTGCCTTGCCCTAGCAAGCCTTATCTTTTTTGTTTTAAAACGGCTCCCTGCGGATGCTACCTGGGAAGGGTATGCGGGCTCTACAGCGTACGATGCTATTCTGGGAGGCATGAGCAGTGGGGGCATAGCCCTGGCAAGTCTTGCGGGCTACTGGGCAGGAGAATTCTCTAACTCGGCTGTCCTGTCGCGAATGAAAGTTCTTATGCAGGGAAAACATCTTTGGATGCGGACCATCGGAAGCACCCTGGTTGGTGAATTGGTGGATACCACCGTGTTTGTTTTTGTGGCTTCCCTCTTTAACGTATTTGGCTGGGAACTCTTTATCACCCTGGTACTCACAAATTATCTTTTTAAGTGTGGCGTAGAAATTCTCATGACCCCCGCCACTTACAAAATCGTAGCTTTTCTTAAAAAGAAAGAAGAGGTAGATACCTACGATGTGGGGGTAAAACTGAATCCCTTCAGTTTCTCTCAGAAATAA
- a CDS encoding two-component regulator propeller domain-containing protein, whose product MLYPAQGGDLLFQRIGREQGLPHEGISSIVQDSRGFLWFGTKNGLARYDGYQFLVFQNEPFELNSLPHNQIQTMYLDKKEDILWIGTYKGLARFDIKNRKFTSYVRDATRKDSLPHDIVTAITRDSLGRLWVGTLGGLAILEETTGSFRPYGEELPHPSIRAIQEGPDHSLWVGTYGGLLRIFPDGRSRVYRKGKAQQGTAILPADSVMVIQFDKNGTLWLGNWGGGLLRFDYIHEKVEVYPFPNNQIYVLEVSDPEKIYVGSWGGGLYVFDKATHTYQTYLPDPENKYSLSHPVVYSLYRDNSGLLWVGTNGGGLNKTDPRRIPLEIFQHNPKDGASLAAGTVSAICEDRRGTLWVGTLNGGVSRRDKGKELFIHYTDRSDERHRITHNMVNAIVEDYSGALWIGTNEGLNRIDPLSGQIERLDFVMDRQTNPIQDPTVYALYADPRGYLYVGYFREGLERWNLKTGERQRYVHDPENPASLSNNLVYVIYEDSRGRIWVGTGGGLNRLNPEKGDFVRYVHNPRDPTSLPADPVRCILEDSRGRIWVGTAFGGLSLLDEKSGTFRTISKKEGLSDSSVLAIQEDKEGYLWLATAYGLNLYHPDTGFLVHLEMLDGLQDMEFSAASFKNKEGTLFFGGPGGLNVIREFSYRWDKGNFPIRLTNVKVLGSPYRISQDSAFLEEILLSPEENLIELEFATLQYNTPVDIRYQYRLDGIDPDWVDAGNRRFALYSNLRGGRYLFQVRTSIGGGEWSKALLSIPIIKTPYFWETPAAYIFYVITFLGILFLVGWWSAQFQRIRLQEEELKSRIQYEEELTKAKESAEKAYAVKSEFIANLSHEIRTPINAIIGYARILVQALRNSSQHVTAIAIERASIQLLLLINDALELSRLEAGKDTVEITEGNIKKVVQDVTEMFSLSLESKGVSCLVMVEPSVPSLIWTDFKKLRHILINLLGNAVKFTNRGSIKVQVSREAEQLKIIVEDTGIGIAPEHLPHIFEAFYQDPSSSQSGRGTGLGLTIVKRYCEQLGGTISVQSTPGAGSCFTVLIPLVKSSEDVVEGWPEILSLSAQSSESWELEAGKLKGELGEGPYSLFIEEIRSLLWDPLQGMKGVFVLDEWQRFIIQAQALAEKWKTPSFKEWVQALQEALDILDRPLLERIAASLETLISSHPETNPCPGIDGEEPSAQTGEGLKNKGTL is encoded by the coding sequence GTGCTATACCCTGCGCAAGGAGGGGATTTACTTTTTCAGCGGATTGGTCGTGAGCAGGGCCTTCCCCATGAAGGAATTTCGAGTATTGTCCAGGATTCTCGGGGCTTTTTATGGTTTGGAACGAAAAATGGTCTTGCTCGCTATGATGGATATCAGTTTTTGGTGTTTCAAAACGAACCCTTTGAGCTTAATTCTCTTCCTCATAATCAGATCCAGACCATGTACCTTGATAAAAAAGAGGATATTCTCTGGATAGGCACCTATAAAGGACTTGCGCGTTTTGATATTAAAAACCGGAAGTTTACTTCCTATGTACGGGATGCCACCCGAAAGGATAGTCTCCCTCATGATATTGTAACGGCGATTACCCGGGATTCTCTGGGACGTTTATGGGTTGGAACCCTTGGGGGCCTTGCGATTCTTGAAGAAACTACCGGTTCTTTTCGGCCTTACGGGGAAGAACTTCCCCATCCTTCCATCCGGGCAATACAGGAAGGCCCTGATCACAGCCTCTGGGTTGGTACCTATGGGGGGCTTTTGAGGATTTTCCCTGATGGCCGTAGCCGGGTGTATCGTAAAGGAAAGGCCCAGCAGGGAACGGCTATCCTGCCCGCCGACTCGGTGATGGTTATCCAATTTGATAAGAATGGAACCCTCTGGTTGGGTAACTGGGGTGGGGGGCTTCTTCGCTTTGATTACATACACGAAAAAGTAGAAGTCTACCCTTTCCCAAATAATCAAATTTATGTTTTGGAAGTTTCAGACCCGGAGAAAATATATGTGGGAAGTTGGGGTGGGGGCCTTTATGTATTTGATAAGGCAACTCATACATATCAAACCTATCTCCCCGATCCAGAAAATAAGTATAGTCTTTCCCATCCTGTAGTGTATTCCCTGTATCGGGATAACTCTGGGCTTCTGTGGGTAGGAACGAACGGGGGTGGTCTTAATAAAACGGATCCCCGCCGAATCCCCCTTGAGATATTTCAACACAACCCAAAAGATGGAGCCTCCCTTGCGGCGGGTACAGTTTCCGCCATTTGTGAAGACCGTCGGGGTACCCTGTGGGTTGGTACCTTGAATGGCGGGGTTTCCCGGCGAGATAAGGGGAAAGAGCTATTTATTCATTATACAGACAGGAGTGATGAACGCCACCGAATTACCCATAATATGGTTAACGCCATTGTGGAAGATTATAGTGGGGCCCTGTGGATTGGTACGAATGAGGGCCTTAACCGTATCGATCCCCTCTCAGGGCAGATTGAGCGCCTGGACTTCGTGATGGATCGGCAAACGAATCCGATTCAAGATCCTACGGTGTATGCCCTGTATGCGGATCCCAGGGGATATCTGTATGTAGGGTATTTTCGGGAAGGCTTAGAACGCTGGAACCTTAAGACAGGAGAACGACAACGGTATGTTCATGACCCGGAGAATCCCGCAAGTTTGAGTAACAATCTGGTGTATGTGATTTACGAAGATTCCCGGGGTCGTATCTGGGTGGGAACCGGCGGCGGCCTGAATCGTCTTAATCCAGAAAAGGGTGATTTTGTCCGGTATGTCCATAATCCACGGGATCCTACGTCGCTTCCCGCAGACCCTGTTCGGTGTATCCTGGAAGATTCCCGGGGGCGAATATGGGTGGGGACCGCCTTTGGGGGGCTTTCTCTTCTGGATGAAAAAAGCGGCACCTTTCGGACCATCTCTAAAAAAGAGGGACTCAGTGATAGCTCGGTCCTGGCAATACAAGAAGATAAAGAGGGATACCTCTGGCTTGCTACCGCCTATGGCCTTAACCTGTATCATCCGGATACGGGCTTCCTTGTTCATCTTGAAATGCTCGATGGACTCCAGGATATGGAGTTTAGCGCAGCCTCTTTTAAAAACAAAGAGGGAACCCTCTTTTTTGGAGGGCCCGGGGGGCTTAATGTTATTCGCGAATTTTCCTATCGGTGGGATAAGGGGAACTTCCCTATTCGGTTAACGAATGTAAAAGTTTTGGGGTCCCCCTATAGGATTTCCCAGGATTCTGCTTTCCTGGAAGAGATACTTCTTTCCCCCGAGGAAAATCTCATTGAATTGGAATTTGCAACCCTTCAGTATAATACCCCTGTGGATATCCGCTATCAGTATCGATTGGATGGTATAGATCCTGACTGGGTAGATGCGGGGAACCGGCGCTTTGCCCTGTACTCAAACCTTCGGGGAGGACGCTATCTGTTTCAGGTCCGGACCTCTATTGGTGGAGGAGAATGGAGTAAGGCTCTTCTTTCTATCCCTATTATTAAGACTCCTTATTTCTGGGAGACTCCGGCCGCATATATATTTTATGTGATAACCTTTTTGGGAATCCTGTTTTTAGTGGGGTGGTGGTCTGCCCAGTTCCAGCGAATTCGACTTCAAGAAGAAGAGCTTAAATCCCGTATCCAGTACGAGGAAGAATTAACAAAGGCAAAGGAATCGGCGGAAAAGGCCTATGCGGTAAAAAGCGAATTTATTGCCAATTTAAGCCACGAAATCCGAACCCCTATTAATGCCATTATTGGATATGCAAGAATTTTGGTGCAGGCCTTAAGAAATTCGAGCCAGCACGTTACGGCCATCGCGATAGAACGGGCAAGTATTCAACTGTTACTCCTTATTAACGATGCGCTGGAACTTTCCCGTCTTGAGGCAGGTAAGGATACGGTGGAAATAACCGAAGGGAATATAAAAAAGGTGGTCCAGGATGTAACAGAAATGTTTAGTCTTTCCCTGGAATCAAAGGGAGTTTCCTGTCTTGTGATGGTAGAACCATCGGTTCCTTCTCTGATATGGACGGATTTTAAAAAGCTCCGGCATATTCTTATTAATTTGCTAGGAAATGCGGTGAAATTTACCAATCGGGGCTCTATTAAAGTTCAGGTGAGTCGAGAGGCGGAACAATTAAAAATAATAGTAGAAGATACGGGCATAGGCATTGCCCCCGAACATCTCCCCCATATCTTTGAAGCCTTTTACCAGGACCCTTCTTCTTCTCAGAGTGGCAGGGGAACAGGGTTAGGGCTTACCATCGTGAAACGTTATTGTGAGCAACTGGGAGGAACGATTTCTGTCCAGAGTACCCCTGGGGCGGGATCCTGTTTTACCGTTTTAATACCCCTGGTAAAATCGAGCGAAGATGTTGTAGAGGGTTGGCCCGAGATCCTTTCCCTTTCTGCTCAATCGTCAGAAAGTTGGGAACTGGAAGCGGGAAAACTCAAGGGCGAACTGGGAGAAGGCCCCTATTCCCTTTTTATTGAGGAAATACGCTCCCTTTTATGGGACCCTCTACAGGGAATGAAGGGGGTGTTTGTTCTGGATGAATGGCAACGGTTCATTATTCAGGCCCAGGCCCTGGCAGAAAAATGGAAGACCCCCTCCTTTAAAGAATGGGTGCAGGCGCTCCAGGAAGCGCTGGATATTCTGGATCGTCCATTGCTTGAGCGAATTGCGGCGTCCCTTGAAACGCTCATCTCCTCCCATCCGGAGACAAATCCCTGTCCGGGAATAGACGGCGAGGAGCCATCCGCTCAGACAGGGGAAGGCTTAAAAAATAAGGGGACCCTTTGA
- a CDS encoding response regulator, whose amino-acid sequence MVDESKRPHVLIVDDVVDNVRLIHHALKEEPYSFGIAASVEELFMHLEKRIPTLILLDVMLPDGDGFEAARRILEREEWQDIPILFITARSEQEDILRGFQSGGVDYITKPFDNNEVRARVRTHIRLRQAIEKERLLNRELQAAIARIRKLEGIIPICSHCKKIRDDAGYWTQVEKYISEHTGVMFSHSLCPECAAKFFPQDVLTDEPVATNTKG is encoded by the coding sequence ATGGTTGACGAGAGTAAACGGCCCCACGTCTTGATTGTCGATGATGTTGTAGACAATGTGCGCCTTATCCATCATGCATTAAAAGAAGAGCCCTATTCTTTTGGAATTGCCGCATCGGTAGAAGAGCTTTTTATGCACCTGGAAAAGCGTATCCCTACCCTTATTTTGTTAGATGTGATGCTCCCCGATGGGGATGGTTTTGAGGCCGCCCGAAGAATCCTGGAACGGGAAGAATGGCAGGATATCCCTATTCTGTTTATTACCGCCCGTTCTGAACAGGAGGATATTCTTCGAGGATTTCAGTCGGGAGGAGTAGACTATATCACTAAACCCTTTGATAATAATGAGGTCCGTGCCCGGGTCCGGACCCATATACGATTGCGGCAGGCAATCGAAAAAGAACGTCTCCTTAATCGGGAGCTACAGGCTGCTATTGCCCGTATCCGTAAGTTGGAGGGGATAATTCCTATTTGCTCCCATTGTAAGAAAATTCGGGATGATGCGGGATACTGGACCCAGGTGGAAAAATATATTTCTGAACATACGGGGGTTATGTTTTCTCATAGTCTTTGTCCGGAATGTGCCGCTAAATTCTTCCCCCAGGACGTGTTGACCGATGAACCAGTGGCTACAAATACAAAAGGGTAA
- a CDS encoding oligopeptide/dipeptide ABC transporter ATP-binding protein: MNHGTTILEVRDLKLHFPTGGGPFSSHKGFIRAVDGISFSVKKGETLGLVGESGCGKSTTARAVAQLYRPTAGQVIFHGQDLTKLSAKGLLKARKNMQMVFQDPYASLNPRMTSGEIIMEPLRIYQNRGLISMTKQEMVERVEFLMEKVGLSRFFRNRYPHEFSGGQRQRIGIARALALNPDLILADEPVSALDVSIQAQILNLFKDLQQELGLTYLFIAHDLAVVRYISHRIAVMYLGVIVELADSRALFEKPLHPYTQALLSAAPVPDPQVERKRKRILLSGDVPSPDKERFGCYFYDRCPRRMEKCRNAIPQLVSVDEHHQVACFLYHDAVVRKDEHNITKK, encoded by the coding sequence ATGAATCACGGTACAACCATACTAGAAGTACGGGACTTAAAGCTCCACTTTCCAACCGGAGGGGGGCCCTTTAGTTCTCATAAGGGGTTTATCCGGGCGGTGGATGGAATTAGTTTTTCAGTAAAAAAAGGGGAGACCCTTGGCCTGGTAGGTGAATCGGGGTGTGGGAAGTCCACAACAGCCCGAGCGGTGGCCCAGCTGTATCGTCCTACGGCGGGACAGGTAATCTTTCATGGCCAGGATCTCACAAAACTTTCTGCCAAGGGGCTTCTTAAGGCCCGCAAGAATATGCAGATGGTTTTTCAGGACCCCTATGCATCGTTGAATCCCCGCATGACCAGCGGGGAGATTATCATGGAGCCCCTGAGGATTTATCAGAATCGGGGCCTTATTTCCATGACAAAGCAGGAAATGGTTGAACGGGTGGAATTCCTTATGGAGAAGGTGGGACTTTCTCGTTTCTTCAGGAATCGCTATCCCCATGAGTTTTCTGGTGGACAACGGCAGCGGATAGGGATTGCCCGGGCGTTGGCCCTGAATCCGGATCTTATTCTCGCGGACGAACCGGTTTCTGCTCTGGATGTGTCGATTCAGGCCCAAATTCTCAACCTGTTTAAAGATCTCCAGCAAGAATTGGGACTTACCTATCTTTTTATTGCCCATGACCTCGCGGTGGTTCGCTATATTTCTCACCGGATTGCGGTAATGTATCTGGGGGTAATTGTAGAACTTGCGGATAGCAGGGCCCTTTTTGAAAAACCCCTTCATCCTTATACTCAGGCTCTCCTTTCAGCGGCTCCTGTGCCAGACCCGCAGGTGGAACGAAAACGAAAGCGAATTCTGTTATCAGGGGATGTGCCTTCTCCGGATAAAGAACGGTTTGGGTGTTATTTTTATGATCGCTGTCCCCGTCGCATGGAAAAGTGCCGGAATGCTATTCCCCAGTTAGTATCCGTAGACGAACACCACCAGGTGGCCTGTTTCTTGTATCATGATGCGGTTGTAAGAAAAGATGAGCATAATATAACAAAAAAATGA